The following proteins are co-located in the Agromyces laixinhei genome:
- a CDS encoding inorganic phosphate transporter — MDLTLIVVLVIALALFFDFTNGFHDTANAMATPIATGALKPKVAVGLAAILNLVGAFLSTEVAKTISGGIIKEGDGGVLITPELIFAGLIGAIVWNMITWLLGLPSSSSHALFGGLIGAALVGFGIGAIDFAVVMSKVILPALLAPLTAGLIAFAATKLAYAITRRYDGKPDGRDRFRHAQIFSSSLVALAHGTNDAQKTMGVITLTLVAAGLQPAGAEVQLWVIVTCAIAIALGTYMGGWRIIKTLGTGLTDVKPAQGFAAETATAATILASSHVGFALSTTQVASGSVIGSGLGRRGSKVRWRTAGRIGVGWLLTLPAAGGVGALAAVVAHLGVVGIIIDTIVGVAVIAGIFLWSRRNEVSHHNVVSEVAHSGRAVKIKRNPKPKKKVSS; from the coding sequence GTGGATCTCACCCTCATCGTCGTGCTGGTCATCGCACTGGCGCTCTTCTTCGACTTCACCAACGGGTTCCACGACACGGCCAATGCCATGGCGACCCCCATCGCCACTGGCGCGCTGAAGCCCAAGGTCGCGGTCGGCCTCGCCGCCATCCTGAACCTCGTCGGCGCGTTCCTCTCGACCGAGGTGGCCAAGACCATCTCGGGCGGCATCATCAAAGAGGGCGACGGCGGGGTGCTCATCACTCCCGAACTCATCTTCGCGGGCCTCATCGGCGCGATCGTGTGGAACATGATCACGTGGCTGCTCGGACTGCCGTCGTCGTCGAGCCACGCGCTCTTCGGCGGACTGATCGGTGCGGCGCTCGTCGGGTTCGGCATCGGCGCGATCGACTTCGCGGTCGTGATGTCGAAGGTCATCCTGCCGGCACTGCTCGCACCGCTCACGGCAGGGCTCATCGCGTTCGCCGCCACGAAACTCGCCTATGCCATCACCCGCCGCTACGACGGCAAGCCCGACGGGCGCGACCGGTTCCGCCATGCGCAGATCTTCTCCTCCTCGCTCGTCGCCCTCGCGCACGGCACCAACGACGCGCAGAAGACGATGGGCGTCATCACGTTGACCCTCGTCGCGGCCGGCCTGCAGCCGGCCGGCGCCGAGGTGCAGCTCTGGGTCATCGTCACCTGCGCCATCGCGATCGCCCTCGGCACGTACATGGGCGGCTGGCGCATCATCAAGACCCTCGGTACCGGCCTCACCGATGTCAAGCCCGCCCAGGGCTTCGCCGCGGAGACCGCGACCGCCGCGACGATCCTGGCGTCGAGCCACGTCGGCTTCGCGCTGTCGACCACGCAGGTCGCGTCGGGTTCGGTCATCGGCTCCGGCCTCGGCCGTCGGGGCTCGAAGGTGCGCTGGCGCACGGCGGGTCGCATCGGCGTGGGCTGGCTCCTGACCCTGCCCGCCGCGGGCGGCGTCGGTGCACTCGCTGCGGTCGTCGCGCACCTCGGCGTCGTCGGAATCATCATCGACACGATCGTCGGCGTCGCCGTGATCGCGGGCATCTTCCTCTGGTCGCGCCGCAACGAGGTCTCGCACCACAACGTGGTGAGCGAGGTGGCGCATTCGGGCCGAGCCGTCAAGATCAAGCGCAACCCGAAGCCGAAGAAGAAGGTGTCGTCGTGA
- a CDS encoding 8-oxo-dGTP diphosphatase produces the protein MLLPQVCVCYLLRERAGRVEVLLGRKKHGLGTGYFVAPGGKLEAGESATDAAVREVFEESGLVVVAADLEPRGLLSYHFPHRESWSQESNVFVCRRWAGEPAGSDELDPEWFDVRDIPLDEMWDDASRWLPGVLDGGTVRRTFVFGSDLATVVEERSPDA, from the coding sequence ATGCTGCTGCCGCAGGTGTGCGTCTGCTACCTCCTGCGCGAGCGCGCGGGACGCGTCGAGGTGCTCCTCGGGCGCAAGAAGCACGGGCTCGGCACGGGCTACTTCGTCGCGCCGGGCGGCAAACTCGAAGCCGGTGAGTCGGCGACGGATGCCGCGGTGCGCGAGGTCTTCGAGGAATCGGGCCTCGTCGTGGTCGCCGCCGACCTCGAACCGCGCGGGCTGTTGAGCTATCACTTCCCGCACCGGGAATCGTGGAGCCAGGAGTCGAACGTCTTCGTGTGCCGCCGCTGGGCCGGCGAACCCGCGGGATCAGACGAGCTGGATCCCGAATGGTTCGACGTCCGCGACATCCCGCTCGATGAGATGTGGGACGACGCGAGTCGTTGGCTGCCCGGAGTGCTCGACGGGGGCACGGTGCGGCGCACGTTCGTATTCGGAAGTGACCTCGCCACGGTGGTGGAGGAGCGCAGTCCAGACGCGTAG
- a CDS encoding 6-phosphofructokinase yields the protein MKIGILTSGGDCPGLNSVIRGAVLKGVIAHETEFVGFRWGWKGVVETDLVPITRHDVRGLAKQGGTILGSSRTNPFEGEGGGPENIQRMLDAQGIDAIIAIGGEGTLTAARRLHDEGGINVIGVPKTIDNDLTATDYSFGFDTAVEIATEAIDRLRTTADSHGRCMVLEVMGRHVGWIALHSGMAGGAHAILIPEQPQSIEQICEWVESVRDRGRAPLVVVAEGFTLPGMHEAHSHKGLDAFNRPRLGGISEQLAPLIEERTGIESRATVLGHIQRGGAPSAYDRVLATRLGMAAVDAVYDRAWGSMVTLRGTDIRTVSIADAVGTLNRVPQSRYDEAKILFG from the coding sequence ATGAAGATCGGCATCCTCACGTCGGGCGGAGACTGCCCAGGACTCAACTCGGTCATCCGCGGCGCGGTGCTGAAGGGCGTCATCGCCCACGAGACCGAGTTCGTCGGGTTCCGCTGGGGATGGAAGGGGGTCGTCGAGACCGACCTCGTGCCGATCACCCGCCACGATGTGCGCGGCCTCGCCAAGCAGGGCGGCACGATCCTCGGCTCGAGCCGCACCAACCCCTTCGAAGGCGAGGGCGGCGGCCCCGAGAACATCCAGCGCATGCTCGACGCGCAGGGCATCGACGCCATCATCGCGATCGGCGGCGAAGGCACGCTGACCGCGGCGCGCCGCCTGCACGACGAAGGCGGCATCAACGTCATCGGTGTGCCGAAGACCATCGACAACGACCTCACCGCGACCGACTACTCCTTCGGCTTCGATACGGCGGTCGAGATCGCCACCGAGGCGATCGACCGCCTGCGCACGACGGCGGACTCCCACGGCCGCTGCATGGTGCTCGAGGTGATGGGCCGCCACGTCGGCTGGATCGCCCTGCATTCCGGCATGGCCGGCGGTGCGCACGCGATCCTCATCCCCGAGCAGCCGCAGTCGATCGAGCAGATCTGCGAGTGGGTCGAGTCGGTGCGCGACCGTGGGCGAGCACCGCTCGTCGTCGTCGCCGAGGGCTTCACCCTTCCGGGAATGCACGAGGCGCACTCTCACAAGGGCCTCGACGCCTTCAACCGGCCGCGGCTCGGCGGCATCTCGGAGCAGCTCGCCCCGCTGATCGAGGAACGCACCGGCATCGAGTCGCGTGCCACGGTGCTCGGTCACATCCAGCGCGGCGGTGCGCCCTCGGCATACGATCGCGTGCTCGCGACCCGTCTCGGCATGGCGGCCGTCGACGCCGTCTACGACCGGGCTTGGGGCTCGATGGTCACCCTTCGCGGCACCGACATCCGAACCGTCTCGATCGCCGACGCGGTCGGCACCCTGAACCGGGTGCCGCAGTCGCGATACGACGAGGCGAAGATCCTCTTCGGCTGA
- a CDS encoding DEAD/DEAH box helicase translates to MVEGRAGNGRNRFRPHTGGPLAQTRQRQRTRSRDDDAPIIPILARKVREVEQKAQKGKLGPTNRTKFQVIALLMREERARVKADSEVTDAARAELLKRLDGIAQILAKTAARDTSLIALLEPDASISTVAQRFRRDWLLESGAELTPDELIIVREPEAAPVLSENQVIPASVRSRQLANPFLPPDFSKQGTQVVPVRRLANWELLGPLFKSFESGSGGQAATMELPEAPKVDRLAPRGLELMKHQSRFIESAREGHRTFLLADEPGLGKTAQSVLAASVAGAYPLLAVVPNVVKMNWAREVERWTPHRRATVIHGDGDTLDAFADVVVVNYDVLDRHMAWLSTLGFKGMVVDEAHFIKNLQSQRSKNVLALADRIRRAAPGGDPLLLALTGTPLINDVDDFRAIWKFLGWIEGDKPSPELLGRLESTGLTPAEPGFYSAARRAVIDLGIVRRRKVDVAADLPAKRIADLPVELDDELGRSVRAAERELGNRLAGRFRALVEARHLRVGDLDEDQRDQFIRAVASAELEESKSTKSGENVFTMVRRIGQAKAGLAADYAAQLAHSVGKVVFFAKHIDVMDQAEAAFAARELRTVSLRGDQTALARQAAIDAFNNDPDVAVAVCSLTAAGVGVNLQAASNVVLAELSWTAAEQTQAIDRVHRIGQDEPVTAWRIIAAHTIDARIAELIDSKQGLAARALDGSDVEPGSADSVQLDALQHLLRQALDGAL, encoded by the coding sequence ATGGTCGAGGGGCGTGCTGGAAACGGCCGGAATCGATTCCGCCCACACACTGGAGGACCATTGGCCCAGACGAGGCAGCGACAGCGTACGCGTTCGCGCGACGATGACGCACCGATCATCCCGATCCTCGCCCGCAAGGTGCGCGAGGTGGAGCAGAAGGCGCAGAAGGGCAAGCTCGGCCCGACCAACCGCACCAAGTTCCAGGTGATCGCACTGCTCATGCGCGAGGAACGCGCGAGGGTGAAGGCCGACAGCGAGGTGACGGATGCCGCGCGCGCCGAGCTGCTCAAGCGACTCGACGGCATCGCGCAGATTCTCGCGAAGACCGCGGCGCGCGACACGAGCCTCATCGCCCTGCTCGAGCCCGACGCCTCGATCTCCACCGTGGCCCAGCGGTTCCGCCGCGACTGGCTGCTCGAGTCGGGCGCGGAGCTCACGCCCGACGAGCTCATCATCGTTCGCGAGCCCGAGGCAGCGCCCGTGCTCAGCGAGAACCAGGTGATCCCGGCATCCGTTCGCTCGCGTCAGCTCGCGAACCCGTTCCTCCCGCCCGATTTCTCGAAACAGGGTACGCAGGTCGTACCGGTGCGCCGGCTCGCCAACTGGGAACTGCTGGGCCCGCTGTTCAAGTCGTTCGAGTCCGGCTCCGGTGGTCAGGCGGCGACGATGGAACTGCCCGAAGCGCCGAAGGTCGACCGGCTCGCGCCGCGCGGCCTCGAACTCATGAAGCACCAGTCGCGCTTCATCGAGAGCGCCCGCGAGGGGCACCGCACGTTCCTGCTCGCCGACGAGCCGGGACTCGGCAAGACGGCGCAGTCGGTGCTCGCGGCATCCGTCGCCGGTGCCTACCCGCTGCTCGCAGTGGTGCCGAACGTCGTGAAGATGAACTGGGCACGTGAGGTCGAGCGGTGGACTCCGCATCGTCGCGCGACGGTCATCCACGGCGACGGCGACACGCTCGACGCCTTCGCCGACGTCGTCGTCGTCAACTACGACGTGCTCGACCGGCACATGGCATGGCTGTCGACGCTCGGCTTCAAGGGCATGGTCGTCGACGAGGCGCACTTCATCAAGAACCTGCAGTCGCAGCGCTCGAAGAACGTGCTCGCGCTCGCCGATCGCATCCGCCGCGCCGCGCCCGGCGGCGACCCGCTGCTGCTCGCCCTCACCGGCACGCCGCTCATCAACGACGTCGACGACTTCCGCGCGATCTGGAAGTTCCTCGGATGGATCGAGGGCGACAAGCCCTCGCCCGAGCTGCTGGGCAGGCTCGAGAGCACGGGGCTCACGCCCGCTGAGCCCGGCTTCTACAGTGCCGCGCGCCGCGCCGTGATCGACCTCGGCATCGTGCGCCGCCGCAAGGTGGATGTCGCGGCCGACCTCCCGGCCAAGCGCATCGCCGACCTGCCCGTCGAACTCGACGACGAGCTCGGACGATCGGTGCGGGCGGCCGAACGCGAACTCGGCAATCGTCTCGCCGGGCGCTTCCGTGCGCTCGTCGAGGCACGACACCTGCGCGTCGGCGATCTCGACGAAGACCAGCGCGACCAGTTCATCCGTGCCGTCGCGAGCGCCGAGCTCGAGGAATCGAAGTCGACGAAATCGGGTGAGAACGTCTTCACGATGGTGCGTCGCATCGGCCAGGCGAAGGCAGGCCTCGCCGCCGACTATGCCGCCCAGCTCGCCCACTCGGTCGGCAAGGTCGTCTTCTTCGCCAAGCACATCGACGTCATGGACCAGGCCGAGGCCGCGTTCGCCGCGCGGGAGCTGCGCACCGTGTCGCTCCGCGGCGACCAGACCGCGCTGGCCCGCCAGGCCGCGATCGATGCCTTCAACAACGATCCCGACGTCGCGGTCGCCGTCTGCTCGCTCACCGCGGCGGGTGTCGGGGTGAACCTGCAGGCCGCATCGAACGTCGTGCTCGCCGAGCTCAGCTGGACGGCTGCCGAGCAGACGCAGGCGATCGACCGCGTGCACCGCATCGGTCAGGATGAACCGGTCACTGCATGGCGCATCATCGCCGCGCACACGATCGATGCGCGCATCGCCGAGCTCATCGACTCGAAGCAGGGGCTCGCCGCCCGTGCGCTCGACGGCAGCGACGTCGAGCCCGGTTCGGCGGATTCGGTGCAACTCGATGCGCTCCAGCACCTGTTGCGGCAGGCGCTCGACGGGGCATTGTAA
- a CDS encoding DUF2207 family protein, with protein sequence MRRSALIATAATAIGLVAALATALPAASVGGDVASGVDDFTIDSLDAVYELSRDEGGHSVLDATETIVARFPEFDQNRGIRRAIPSSYRGHPTDVEQITVTDGTGAPRAFEVDEDDDDEDFVFVTIRADDFVHGEQTYVIGYRQHNVTLQPDDAPVDEFYWDVNGTGWAQPFGRVSAELHMSDEVAAAFTGDVACYQGGSGSSQTCDSLDVEGAEPPVITAEALDLGPFETLTFSAAFTEGTFVPRDESFGASPAAIGGAIAAGFAALAAAAALFLRITRWRSHPGRGTIIAEYEPPPGVSTMVSADLVGKSAKGVTATILERAVAGELRIVESGKKKYAVEYLGTGSQADADAEAVVTALFGDRLVGDRRELAQDTALGKRLHAILGAVGKRVVSSGLRRSPAVALRILLAVVAAIAATLSIVLGAIALDNQMGGFWPAIWFVVAILSSVATLFIIGGVRPFTEQGRAIRDHLEGLRLYIRLAEADRLRVLQSPSGALRVQRPAASEASSATDAPVVPVSTVDLDPVTVLKLNERLLPYAVLFGLEREWAEVLSALHEQLGTEPAWYAGSSGFNAGLLASGISSFSSASSSSWSGSSASSSSSGSGGGGSAGGGGGGGGGGGV encoded by the coding sequence ATGCGCCGTTCCGCACTCATCGCCACCGCTGCGACGGCCATCGGGCTCGTCGCCGCGCTCGCCACGGCGCTGCCTGCTGCATCCGTCGGCGGTGACGTCGCGAGCGGCGTCGACGACTTCACGATCGATTCCCTCGATGCCGTCTACGAACTCTCGCGCGACGAGGGCGGCCACTCGGTGCTCGACGCGACGGAGACGATCGTCGCCCGGTTCCCCGAGTTCGATCAGAATCGCGGCATCCGGCGAGCGATCCCGAGTTCCTATCGCGGGCATCCCACCGATGTCGAGCAGATCACGGTGACCGACGGCACCGGCGCGCCCCGAGCGTTCGAGGTCGACGAAGACGACGACGACGAGGACTTCGTCTTCGTCACGATCCGCGCCGACGACTTCGTGCACGGCGAGCAGACCTACGTCATCGGCTATCGGCAGCACAACGTCACGCTGCAGCCCGACGACGCCCCGGTCGACGAGTTCTACTGGGATGTCAACGGCACCGGGTGGGCGCAGCCCTTCGGGCGCGTCAGCGCTGAGCTGCACATGAGCGACGAAGTCGCGGCGGCGTTCACCGGTGACGTCGCCTGCTACCAGGGCGGAAGCGGATCGAGTCAGACCTGCGATTCACTCGACGTCGAGGGTGCCGAGCCGCCCGTCATCACCGCCGAAGCCCTCGACCTCGGGCCCTTCGAGACCCTCACCTTCTCCGCGGCGTTCACCGAGGGCACCTTCGTGCCGCGCGACGAGTCGTTCGGCGCCTCGCCCGCCGCGATCGGCGGCGCCATCGCCGCAGGGTTCGCCGCGCTCGCGGCCGCGGCGGCGCTGTTCCTGCGCATCACACGCTGGCGCAGCCATCCCGGGCGCGGCACGATCATCGCCGAGTACGAGCCACCGCCCGGTGTCTCGACGATGGTCTCGGCCGACCTCGTCGGCAAGTCCGCCAAGGGCGTGACGGCGACGATCCTCGAGCGGGCGGTCGCAGGCGAACTCCGCATCGTCGAGTCCGGCAAGAAGAAGTACGCCGTCGAGTACCTCGGCACTGGCAGCCAGGCCGACGCCGACGCCGAGGCGGTCGTGACGGCGCTGTTCGGCGATCGACTCGTGGGCGATCGGCGAGAGCTCGCGCAGGACACCGCGCTCGGCAAGCGCCTGCATGCGATTCTCGGTGCGGTCGGCAAGCGCGTGGTGTCGTCGGGGCTGCGGCGAAGTCCCGCCGTCGCCCTCCGAATACTGCTCGCCGTGGTCGCCGCCATCGCGGCGACGCTCTCGATCGTGCTCGGCGCCATTGCGCTCGACAACCAGATGGGCGGGTTCTGGCCCGCGATCTGGTTCGTCGTCGCGATCCTCTCGTCGGTGGCGACGCTCTTCATCATCGGGGGCGTGCGGCCGTTCACCGAGCAGGGCCGGGCGATCCGCGACCACCTCGAAGGCCTGCGCCTCTACATCCGCCTCGCCGAGGCGGACCGGCTTCGCGTGCTGCAGAGCCCGAGCGGTGCACTGCGGGTGCAGCGGCCTGCGGCATCCGAAGCGTCGTCGGCGACGGATGCCCCTGTGGTGCCGGTCTCGACGGTGGACCTCGACCCGGTGACCGTGCTCAAGCTCAACGAGCGGTTGCTGCCCTACGCCGTGCTCTTCGGCCTCGAACGCGAATGGGCCGAGGTGCTCTCGGCCCTGCACGAACAGCTCGGCACCGAGCCCGCGTGGTACGCCGGATCCAGCGGTTTCAACGCCGGGCTGCTCGCCTCCGGCATCTCCTCGTTCTCCTCGGCCTCGAGCTCGTCGTGGTCGGGTTCGAGCGCCAGCTCCTCGTCGAGCGGCTCGGGCGGCGGCGGTTCCGCGGGCGGCGGCGGAGGCGGCGGAGGCGGCGGCGGCGTCTGA